A part of Drosophila ananassae strain 14024-0371.13 chromosome 2R, ASM1763931v2, whole genome shotgun sequence genomic DNA contains:
- the LOC6507106 gene encoding tectonin beta-propeller repeat-containing protein produces the protein MPSSYLFAASSEGRVYTLSTSSAAWRELPYLGLEFKKICAVPNYLWAIGGDRQVYVHVHGLDVPIRIREESYENERWLPIEGFSKTLLPTDRYKYSSADGSVERSVDKIRLPSMAWQWDGDWHLDLELDGQQLPEDGWMYALDFPATYSAKKSWNSYVRRRKWIRFRRYAALNSWCAVAPLHKDPTQEPFIDVAIGGTHVPNAPAGTLCVWAITAHGRAMFRTGVSKTAPEGLRWTAVPTPTGSELSQISVGPTGLVWAVLYNGRVIVRTGVTRDNLSGEAWLDVKTPVAATTLRIVHVSVGTDAVWCVTNDHHAWFRRGIKGEAAGISEDSAIGKGWVEMVGNISMISVAANDQVFAVGAADRCLYHRSGVTAADPTGKKWRLIQCPMQISRTSSSLSIVSRKSGGSSSTPGSKHQSFSNLYSKEKEKGVVETCAVIETVLNSSTGSCVSNGAPSLLKNERWKLSADSPPTIGSLNLNDRHKQRTAALRETSHASSAPAADVVEITGKFETQLRNPRAWSPVRSVGSVVGMEAHPESDSAVFESDSTHHGSDVFLGEDDDHTGSQFWTECGILWSCVAPGAVTVDASNMPNWFNEQSASDSKVDVNANWRKDILSKLQRRQEMLAKLQTVAKFEKAVEMSSWVKSADARYQRPGGEFEDCVIELEWVSGSGNTSQSGDSGTFTVLSPDGAATKIQFPLSDITCVQCCSEAGSPRIAIHAPHLPVNCSPVKLQFSSDSEMEDWLSHLSSVCSQMNALIGKPASNAIWLTSELGDVFVFDAANMKAQQTTEPGEGFMEKMDVSTCETPYYNTLYNGMPCGTELEISGCVYDDADQIRFDLQSHYTIKVQPHRVEKQRVIALHLNPRFNERTTVLNSMKESEWLDEIRNDKMVFAPGATFSLKIKALPDHYLIIVNNAVYTDYKYRIDPESVTRLYVSGRIKLFSVLYRCPSPIISMERMHWRQMGGHVKRVFNSGADVVWGISCDNTAWVYNGGWGGMFLKGLEGSGKINAMIDTHTYYVYENQRWNPISGFTAKSLPTDRHMWSDASGRQKRSKEHTKLLSTHCEWISDWAIDYNIPGGADKEGWQYAIDFPANYHAHKKLTDCVRRRRWMKRCRLTSSGPWQELSQSKILDAALQVLDDDVDSGQGDRNQLVAAWAIASNGDVLIRHGVCSQNPRGDAWEHIASDQPLVGISVGPTGQVWTVARNGMVFFRYGISQQNPCGDAWQQVEAPAGVTFKAISVGRAGIWALDNQQRLAVRKEISRTFPEGSHWQFLPNAANVPPHTEQHCGFRSVSVGSEVWAISLNGIICKRCGITKENPAGVGWNLGIAGQWQNVSVEGYM, from the exons ATGCCCAGCTCGTATTTGTTTGCCGCCAGCAGCGAGGGACGTGTTTATACGCTGTCCACCAGCTCAGCAGCCTGGCGGGAACTTCCTTATCTGGGACTGGAGTTCAAGAAGATCTGCGCTGTTCCCAATTACCTATGGGCTATTGGCGGTGACCGACAAGTGTACGTTCATGTTCACGGATTGGATGTGCCCATTAGGATAAGGGAAGAGTCCTACGAGAACGAGCGATGGCTGCCCATCGAAGGATTCTCGAAAACCCTGCTCCCCACGGATCGCTACAAGTACTCCTCGGCGGATGGCAGCGTGGAACGGAGTGTGGACAAAATTCGCCTGCCCTCGATGGCTTGGCAATGGGATGGTGACTGGCATCTGGATCTCGAGCTCGACGGCCAGCAGCTGCCGGAAGATGGCTGGATGTACGCCCTCGATTTTCCGGCTACCTATTCGGCCAAGAAATCCTGGAACTCGTATGTGCGTCgcaggaagtggattcgcTTTCGGCGTTACGCTGCTTTAAACAGCTGGTGTGCTGTTGCTCCACTGCACAAGGATCCCACCCAGGAGCCATTCATTGACGTGGCAATAGGAGGAACCCATGTTCCCAATGCCCCAGCAGGCACTTTGTGTGTTTGGGCCATCACTGCTCACGGTAGGGCCATGTTCCGCACTGGAGTGTCCAAGACGGCGCCCGAGGGTCTACGTTGGACGGCCGTGCCCACCCCGACTGGGAGTGAGCTCTCCCAAATAAGCGTGGGACCAACCGGCTTGGTCTGGGCGGTTTTGTACAATGGCCGTGTTATAGTTCGGACCGGGGTGACCCGGGATAATCTGTCGGGTGAGGCGTGGCTGGACGTTAAGACTCCGGTAGCAGCAACAACTCTCCGCATCGTTCACGTTTCCGTCGGCACGGATGCAGTGTGGTGTGTGACGAACGACCATCATGCCTGGTTTAGGAGGGGCATCAAAGGAGAGGCAGCTGGGATAAGCGAGGACTCGGCAATAGGCAAGGGCTGGGTGGAAATGGTGGGCAACATCTCTATGATATCCGTGGCAGCAAACGATCAG GTCTTTGCCGTGGGTGCCGCGGACCGATGCTTGTACCATCGCTCTGGAGTCACTGCCGCCGATCCCACGGGCAAAAAGTGGCGCCTCATTCAGTGCCCCATGCAAATAAGTCGCACTTCCAGCTCTCTCTCGATTGTTTCCCGTAAGAGTGGTGGCAGCAGCTCCACTCCGGGCTCCAAGCACCAGAGTTTTTCGAATCTGTACTCGAAGGAGAAGGAAAAGGGCGTCGTGGAGACGTGTGCAGTTATCGAAACAGTACTGAACAGTTCTACCGGCTCTTGTGTCAGCAATGGTGCTCCTAGTCTACTCAAAAACGAGCGCTGGAAACTAAGCGCAGATTCTCCCCCCACAATAGGAAGCTTGAATCTAAACGATCGGCACAAGCAGCGCACAGCTGCTCTGCGGGAAACGTCACACGCCTCCAGCGCCCCGGCAGCCGACGTAGTGGAGATCACTGGCAAATTCGAGACACAGCTAAGAAATCCACGTGCCTGGTCGCCAGTGCGTAGTGTTGGCTCCGTTGTGGGCATGGAAGCACATCCGGAATCGGACTCAGCAGTATTCGAATCAGACTCGACCCACCACGGATCGGATGTGTTCTTGGGAGAGGACGACGACCATACGGGATCTCAATTCTGGACCGAGTGTGGCATTCTTTGGAGCTGTGTGGCTCCGGGAGCAGTGACTGTGGATGCCAGCAACATGCCCAATTGGTTCAACGAGCAGTCGGCCAGTGACAGTAAAGTGGACGTGAATGCCAATTGGCGGAAGGACATTCTCAGCAAACTGCAGCGAAGGCAGGAGATGCTTGCCAAATTGCAGACTGTGGCCAAGTTCGAAAAGGCGGTGGAAATGTCCTCGTGGGTGAAATCGGCCGATGCTCGTTATCAGCGTCCTGGGGGAGAGTTCGAGGACTGTGTCATAGAACTGGAGTGGGTCAGTGGAAGTGGAAACACCTCGCAGTCAGGTGACTCGGGAACTTTTACGGTGCTTAGTCCGGATGGGGCTGCCACAAAGATTCAGTTCCCTCTTTCTGACATCACGTGCGTGCAGTGCTGCAGTGAAGCCGGATCCCCAAGGATTGCTATTCATGCACCCCACCTGCCTGTCAACTGTTCTCCGGTTAAGCTGCAGTTTTCCAGCGACTCGGAGATGGAGGATTGGCTTTCCCATCTCTCCTCCGTTTGCAGCCAAATGAATGCGCTGATCGGAAAGCCCGCTAGCAATGCCATTTGGTTGACCAGCGAACTGGGTGATGTGTTCGTCTTTGACGCGGCCAACATGAAGGCTCAGCAAACTACCGAACCAGGCGAGGGATTCATGGAAAAGATGGACGTCTCTACGTGTGAGACCCCCTACTACAACACTCTCTACAATGG AATGCCATGTGGTACTGAACTGGAAATATCCGGCTGCGTTTATGATGATGCGGATCAAATTCGTTTCGATCTGCAATCCCACTACACTATCAAGGTGCAACCGCATCGCGTGGAGAAGCAACGTGTCATAGCTTTGCATTTGAATCCGCGCTTCAATGAACGAACTACTGTCCTCAATTCCATGAAGGAATCCGAGTGGCTGGACGAGATTCGTAATGACAAGATGGTCTTCGCACCAGGAGCAACATTTAGCTTGAAAATAAA AGCCCTGCCGGATCACTACCTGATCATTGTCAATAATGCGGTTTACACGGACTACAAATACCGCATTGATCCGGAGAGCGTGACCCGGCTTTACGTGAGTGGGCGTATTAAGCTCTTTAGTGTGCTGTACCGCTGTCCCTCGCCCATCATCTCCATGGAGCGGATGCACTGGCGGCAAATGGGCGGCCACGTCAAACGGGTCTTCAATAGTGGGGCAGATGTGGTCTGGGGCATCTCATGTGACAACACCGCCTGGGTCTACAACGGCGGTTGGGGTGGAATGTTCCTCAAGGGCTTGGAGGGCTCTGGCAAAATCAACGCCATGATAGACACGCACACCTACTATGTGTATGAGAATCAgcgatggaatcccatcagtggaTTTACGGCAAAGAGTTTGCCCACAGACCGGCACATGTGGAGCGATGCCAGTGGGCGCCAGAAACGCAGCAAAGAGCACACCAAGCTGTTGTCCACCCACTGCGAGTGGATCTCCGACTGGGCCATCGACTACAATATTCCGGGGGGTGCCGACAAGGAGGGTTGGCAGTATGCCATTGACTTTCCTGCCAACTACCATGCCCACAAAAAGCTCACCGACTGTGTGCGACGCCGGCGGTGGATGAAGAGGTGCCGGCTTACCAGTAGTGGACCTTGGCAGGAGCTCAGCCAGTCCAAGATACTCGATGCTGCTCTGCAG GTATTGGATGATGATGTGGACAGTGGCCAGGGCGACCGAAACCAATTAGTGGCGGCTTGGGCTATCGCCTCCAACGGCGATGTGCTCATCCGACATGGAGTATGCAGTCAGAATCCGCGAGGTGATGCCTGGGAGCACATTGCCAGCGACCAGCCGCTCGTGGGGATTAGCGTAGGGCCAACTGGTCAGGTCTGGACTGTGGCCCGGAACGGTATGGTATTCTTCCGGTATGGAATCAGTCAACAAAATCCGTGTGGTGATGCCTGGCAGCAGGTAGAGGCTCCGGCCGGAGTCACCTTCAAGGCAATAAGCGTTGGACGCGCGGGTATTTGGGCTCTGGACAACCAGCAGCGCCTGGCTGTAAGGAAAGAGATATCTAGGACCTTTCCCGAAGGATCCCACTGGCAGTTTCTGCCCAACGCAGCCAACGTTCCACCGCACACGGAACAGCACTGTGGATTCCGATCGGTGTCGGTGGGCTCCGAGGTATGGGCCATTTCCCTCAACGGCATCATTTGCAAGCGCTGCGGGATCACCAAAGAGAATCCAGCCGGCGTGGGCTGGAACCTTGGCATTGCA gGCCAGTGGCAAAATGTGTCTGTGGAAGGATATATGTAA
- the LOC6507107 gene encoding protein FRG1 homolog, whose translation MSDYDNIRIKKLVLKGEKHKKSKKRKKDKDEPGSSKKPKVVVDEDAVAHGGWWTAKTAADITGTVSIEFGDRCYLKALDNGLFTLGAPHNEGDGPHPEEIFTAFPVNDRKVSFKSGYGKYLKIEKDGMVTGRSEAVGSMEQWEPVFEDNRMALLAETGHFMSIDPEDDACVALRKKVGQHEVCIVRSNASRDVVVDTEPKEEKGDLGEVERNYVKKFQKFQDKKMRINQNSIKELEDAKSQGSLHEALLDRRSKMKADRYCK comes from the exons ATGTCTGATTATGACAATATACGCATCAAGAAACTTGTTTTAAAGGGAGAAAAACACAA GAAAAGCAAGAAACGTAAGAAGGACAAGGATGAACCGGGATCTTCGAAGAAGCCCAAGGTCGTGGTGGATGAAGACGCAGTGGCGCATGGAGGCTGGTGGACGGCCAAGACTGCTGCAGACATAACTGGCACTGTTTCCATCGAATTTGGAGATCGCTGCTATCTAAAGGCGTTGGATAATGG TCTGTTTACTCTGGGCGCGCCACACAACGAGGGAGATGGCCCTCACCCTGAAGAGATATTTACAGCCTTCCCCGTCAATGACCGAAAGGTATCCTTTAAATCAGGTTACGGAAAATATCTTAAGATTGAAAAAGACGGCATGGTCACGGGACGATCTGAAGCTGTTGGAAGCATGGAACAATGGGAGCCAGTATTTGAG GATAACCGAATGGCTCTGTTGGCGGAAACGGGACACTTTATGTCTATTGACCCCGAAGACGATGCTTGCGTGGCGCTACGGAAGAAGGTTGGCCAACACGAAGTCTGCATAGTGCGGAGCAATGCTTCAAGAGATGTTGTCGTGGACACGGAGCCCAAAGAGGAAAAGGGTGACCTAGGCGAAGTGGAAAGGAATTATGT GAAAAAGTTCCAGAAATTCCAGGATAAAAAGATGCGAATCAACCAAAACAGCATCAAGGAACTTGAAGACGCCAAATCGCAAGGTTCCTTGCATGAAGCTCTGTTAGACAGAAGAAGCAAAATGAAGGCAGATCGGTATTGCAAATAA